A genomic segment from Janthinobacterium sp. 64 encodes:
- a CDS encoding NAD kinase, producing MPVDTHAEQRAEQPAATLPAPGERFNLGAKTIALVVRQNTDGIAEPVKSIVDFLQVLGHTVVFEAETAAHLNLAFPGVRAMSPAEIGAAADCAIVMGGDGTMLGIARQLAPFDVPLIGINQGRLGFMTDIPLERMLPVLAQILGGRFKAERRTLLEGSVLRDGESIHVGMAVNDVVVSRGGGAGMAELRVEVDGHFMYNQRSDGLIISTPTGSTAYSLSAGGPLLHPTLGGIVLVPIAPHALSNRPIVLPDSSQIVVEIVRGRDISVNFDMQTFASLVQQDRILIRRSPHTITFLHPEGWSYYNTLREKLHWNEYPSGEGKLS from the coding sequence ATGCCCGTCGATACACACGCCGAACAACGCGCCGAACAGCCAGCCGCGACCTTGCCAGCCCCGGGCGAGCGCTTCAACCTGGGCGCCAAGACCATCGCCCTCGTCGTGCGCCAGAATACGGATGGCATTGCCGAGCCCGTGAAAAGCATCGTCGATTTCCTGCAAGTGCTGGGCCACACGGTGGTCTTCGAGGCGGAAACGGCCGCGCACCTGAACCTGGCGTTTCCCGGCGTGCGCGCCATGTCGCCGGCCGAGATCGGCGCCGCCGCCGATTGCGCCATCGTCATGGGCGGTGACGGCACCATGCTGGGCATTGCGCGCCAGCTGGCGCCATTCGACGTGCCCTTGATCGGTATCAATCAGGGGCGTCTGGGCTTCATGACCGACATTCCGCTTGAGCGCATGCTGCCCGTGCTGGCGCAAATTCTTGGCGGCCGCTTCAAGGCCGAACGCCGCACCTTGCTCGAAGGCAGTGTGCTGCGCGACGGCGAGTCGATCCACGTGGGCATGGCCGTCAACGATGTCGTCGTTTCGCGCGGCGGCGGTGCCGGCATGGCCGAATTGCGCGTCGAGGTCGATGGCCACTTCATGTACAACCAGCGTTCCGATGGCCTGATCATTTCCACGCCCACGGGCTCGACCGCGTATTCGCTGTCGGCCGGCGGCCCGCTGCTGCACCCGACCCTGGGCGGCATCGTGCTCGTGCCGATTGCCCCGCATGCGCTGTCGAACCGGCCCATCGTCCTGCCCGACTCCAGCCAGATCGTCGTGGAAATCGTGCGCGGGCGCGATATCAGCGTCAATTTCGACATGCAGACCTTTGCCAGCCTGGTGCAGCAAGACCGCATCCTCATCCGCCGTTCGCCGCACACGATTACCTTCCTGCATCCGGAAGGGTGGAGTTACTACAACACCCTGCGTGAAAAACTGCACTGGAATGAGTACCCGTCTGGCGAGGGCAAGCTCAGCTAA